A stretch of Pseudomonas sp. 7SR1 DNA encodes these proteins:
- the hisD gene encoding histidinol dehydrogenase, producing the protein MTAPTSIRRLNAADPDFAHHLDHLLSWESVSDDSVNQRVLDIIKAVRERGDAALVEFTQAFDGLQAASMADLILPRERLELALTRITVPQREALEKAASRVRSYHERQKQDSWSYTEADGTVLGQKVTPLDRAGLYVPGGKASYPSSVLMNAIPAKVAGVAEVVMVVPTPRGEINELVLAAACIAGVDRVFTIGGAQAVAALAYGTESVPRVDKVVGPGNIYVATAKRHVFGQVGIDMIAGPSEILVVCDGQTDPDWIAMDLFSQAEHDEDAQAILVSPDAEFLDRVAASIDKLLPTMDRAEIINTSINGRGALIKVSDMEQAIEVANRIAPEHLELSVADPQAWLPQIRHAGAIFMGRHTSEALGDYCAGPNHVLPTSGTARFSSPLGVYDFQKRSSIIFCSEQGASELGKTASVLARGESLSAHARSAEYRILDEPSIDGQGN; encoded by the coding sequence ATGACCGCTCCCACCTCGATTCGCCGACTCAACGCTGCCGACCCGGATTTTGCGCATCATCTGGATCATCTGCTGAGCTGGGAAAGTGTGTCTGACGACTCGGTCAATCAGCGGGTGCTGGATATCATCAAGGCCGTTCGCGAGCGTGGCGATGCTGCCCTGGTGGAATTCACCCAGGCATTCGATGGCCTGCAAGCGGCGTCCATGGCCGACCTGATCCTGCCGCGCGAGCGCCTGGAACTGGCCCTGACCCGCATCACCGTGCCCCAGCGCGAAGCCCTGGAAAAGGCTGCTTCCCGGGTGCGCAGCTATCACGAGCGGCAAAAACAGGACTCCTGGAGCTACACCGAGGCCGATGGTACGGTGCTGGGCCAGAAAGTCACGCCGCTGGACCGCGCCGGCCTGTACGTGCCGGGAGGCAAGGCGTCCTACCCGTCTTCGGTATTGATGAACGCCATTCCGGCCAAGGTCGCCGGCGTCGCCGAAGTGGTGATGGTCGTGCCGACCCCGCGGGGTGAAATCAATGAACTGGTGCTGGCCGCCGCCTGTATCGCCGGGGTGGACCGCGTGTTCACCATTGGCGGCGCCCAGGCCGTGGCCGCCCTGGCCTATGGCACCGAAAGCGTGCCGAGGGTCGACAAGGTGGTCGGGCCGGGCAACATCTACGTGGCCACCGCCAAGCGTCATGTGTTCGGCCAGGTCGGCATCGACATGATCGCCGGTCCTTCGGAGATCCTGGTGGTATGTGACGGCCAGACCGATCCGGACTGGATCGCCATGGACCTGTTCTCCCAGGCCGAGCACGATGAAGACGCCCAGGCGATCCTGGTCAGCCCGGATGCCGAATTCCTCGACAGGGTCGCCGCCAGCATCGACAAGCTACTGCCGACCATGGACCGCGCCGAGATCATCAATACGTCGATCAACGGCCGTGGTGCGCTGATCAAGGTCAGTGACATGGAGCAGGCCATCGAGGTCGCCAACCGCATCGCGCCGGAGCACCTTGAGCTGTCGGTCGCCGATCCGCAGGCCTGGCTGCCGCAGATCCGTCACGCCGGGGCGATCTTCATGGGACGCCACACCAGCGAGGCGCTGGGCGACTATTGCGCCGGTCCCAATCACGTATTGCCCACCTCCGGCACGGCGCGTTTCTCGTCGCCGCTGGGGGTATACGACTTCCAGAAACGTTCGTCGATCATCTTCTGCTCCGAGCAGGGGGCGTCCGAACTGGGCAAGACCGCTTCCGTGCTGGCCCGTGGCGAATCCCTGAGCGCCCACGCCCGCAGTGCCGAATATCGCATCCTTGACGAGCCTTCCATTGACGGGCAGGGGAACTGA
- the hisG gene encoding ATP phosphoribosyltransferase, whose product MLTIALSKGRILDDTLPLLAEAGIVPTENPDKSRKLIIPTTQADVRLLIVRATDVPTYVEHGAADLGVAGKDVLMEYGGQGLYEPLDLRIARCKLMTAGKVGAPEPKGRLRVATKFVNIAKRYYAEQGRQVDIIKLYGSMELAPLIGLADKIIDVVDTGNTLRANGLEPQDFIADITSRLIVNKASMKMQHARIQALIDTLRKAVESRHRD is encoded by the coding sequence ATGTTGACCATCGCACTGTCCAAGGGCCGCATCCTTGACGACACCTTGCCGCTTCTGGCTGAAGCGGGCATCGTGCCGACCGAGAATCCGGACAAGAGCCGCAAGCTGATCATCCCCACGACCCAGGCCGACGTGCGCTTGCTGATCGTGCGTGCCACCGACGTGCCGACCTATGTGGAGCATGGCGCCGCCGACCTGGGGGTCGCCGGCAAGGACGTGCTGATGGAATACGGTGGCCAGGGCCTCTACGAACCCCTTGACCTGCGAATCGCCCGCTGCAAGCTGATGACCGCCGGCAAGGTCGGCGCACCAGAGCCCAAGGGGCGCCTGCGGGTGGCGACCAAGTTCGTCAACATTGCCAAGCGTTATTACGCCGAGCAGGGCCGTCAGGTCGATATCATCAAACTGTACGGTTCGATGGAGCTGGCGCCGCTGATCGGTCTGGCGGACAAGATCATCGACGTGGTCGACACCGGCAACACCTTGCGGGCCAACGGCCTGGAGCCCCAGGATTTCATCGCGGACATCACCTCTCGGCTGATCGTCAACAAGGCATCGATGAAAATGCAGCACGCCCGTATCCAGGCCTTGATCGATACCCTGCGCAAGGCAGTGGAATCGCGACACCGCGACTGA